The following coding sequences lie in one Rhodothermales bacterium genomic window:
- a CDS encoding acyl-CoA dehydrogenase family protein, which produces MIQDIEAMMGPDPRELGFVKNMFAGRYREDLIFPYPRESRSEREKCDRMLAELERYLKEEHPAVLIDQEQYVPQWCFDRLFEIGVMGMTVPEEYGGLGLGVTSYNRALEMIGSHCGSTAVIVSAHQSIGCKAIMLFGTEEQKKHWLPLVSRKFLSAFCLSEPDVGSDAAGQRTHCVLSEDGTHYILNGEKKWSTSGALAGVFTVMAKHTYTDPATGKPREGVTALICTPDMDGVEIFQNNRSKTGIRGTWQARIRFHDVKVPRANLLHHEGKGLNVALTCLNYGRCTLSAGVIGAARRAMNQSIKWAQTRFQFERPLAEFELVQQKIARMSALTYTMDALLYMMTGMLDRQDRDIMVETAITKVFSSHMGWEVIDDAMQIMGGEGYMTENELDRIWRDNRIHRIVEGSNEVMQSFIFAYGGKQIAEQMMGIQQALAWDKADSVLDNLARIIGNGTRGYLLRRAIPLGAELFLGIRSPKPLMRSAHPLLEGYATRLATMVQRHAYYFKMASKWNREHIVKRQAVQARVADNAIYLFALSAAMAKMDGQIRNGEYGLAYERDKAALAHAFDLFEQAFYRNIGELRNNTDDSMRKAAEAARRHSDSLPNADFYIPESSPVAAGTGKQPPAEHIKQFPGTAATAGDGAMSEASAKVNAPGKPSKPRART; this is translated from the coding sequence ATGATCCAGGATATAGAAGCGATGATGGGGCCGGATCCGCGCGAGCTCGGTTTCGTCAAGAACATGTTCGCCGGCCGCTATCGTGAAGACCTGATCTTCCCGTATCCGCGCGAGAGCCGCTCCGAGCGCGAGAAGTGCGATCGGATGCTGGCCGAACTCGAACGTTATCTCAAGGAAGAGCACCCGGCCGTTCTGATCGATCAGGAGCAATACGTGCCGCAGTGGTGCTTCGACCGGCTGTTCGAGATCGGCGTGATGGGGATGACCGTCCCCGAAGAATACGGCGGCCTCGGCCTGGGCGTGACGAGCTACAACCGGGCCCTGGAGATGATCGGCAGCCATTGCGGCTCGACGGCGGTGATCGTTTCGGCGCACCAGTCGATCGGCTGCAAGGCGATCATGCTGTTCGGCACGGAGGAGCAGAAGAAGCACTGGCTGCCGCTGGTCTCCCGCAAATTCCTGTCGGCCTTTTGCCTCTCCGAGCCGGACGTAGGGTCGGACGCGGCCGGCCAGCGGACGCATTGCGTCCTGAGCGAGGACGGCACCCATTACATCCTCAATGGGGAGAAGAAGTGGAGCACGTCGGGCGCACTCGCCGGCGTGTTCACCGTGATGGCCAAACACACCTACACCGATCCGGCGACGGGCAAACCGCGCGAAGGCGTGACGGCCCTCATCTGCACGCCGGACATGGACGGGGTGGAGATTTTCCAGAACAACCGGAGCAAGACGGGTATCCGAGGCACCTGGCAGGCCCGTATCCGCTTTCACGATGTGAAGGTGCCTCGCGCCAATTTGCTTCACCATGAAGGCAAAGGGCTGAACGTGGCCCTTACCTGCCTGAACTACGGCCGCTGCACCCTGAGCGCCGGCGTCATCGGCGCGGCGCGGCGGGCCATGAATCAAAGCATAAAGTGGGCGCAGACCCGCTTCCAGTTCGAGCGGCCGCTGGCCGAGTTCGAGCTGGTCCAGCAGAAAATCGCCCGCATGAGCGCGCTCACGTACACGATGGACGCGCTGCTGTACATGATGACGGGCATGCTCGATCGACAGGACCGCGACATCATGGTCGAAACGGCCATCACGAAAGTCTTTTCGTCCCACATGGGCTGGGAGGTGATCGACGACGCGATGCAGATCATGGGCGGCGAGGGCTACATGACGGAAAACGAACTCGACCGGATCTGGCGGGACAACCGCATCCACCGGATCGTCGAGGGCTCGAACGAAGTGATGCAGTCCTTCATCTTCGCCTACGGCGGCAAGCAGATCGCCGAGCAGATGATGGGGATTCAACAGGCGCTGGCCTGGGACAAGGCGGATTCCGTGCTGGACAACCTGGCCCGTATCATCGGCAACGGCACCCGGGGCTATCTGCTCCGGCGAGCCATCCCGCTGGGCGCGGAACTGTTTCTCGGCATCCGTTCGCCGAAACCGCTCATGCGCAGCGCACACCCGCTGCTGGAAGGGTACGCAACCCGGCTGGCGACGATGGTGCAGCGGCACGCGTACTATTTCAAGATGGCGAGCAAGTGGAACCGCGAGCACATCGTCAAGCGGCAGGCCGTGCAGGCGCGCGTCGCCGACAACGCCATCTACCTGTTCGCGCTCTCCGCGGCGATGGCGAAGATGGACGGCCAGATTCGCAACGGCGAATACGGGCTCGCCTACGAGCGGGACAAGGCCGCCCTCGCGCATGCCTTCGACCTGTTCGAGCAGGCGTTCTACCGCAACATCGGCGAGCTCCGCAACAACACCGACGACAGCATGCGCAAGGCCGCCGAGGCGGCGCGCCGGCATAGCGACAGCCTGCCGAATGCCGACTTCTACATCCCGGAATCCTCCCCCGTGGCCGCCGGCACCGGAAAGCAGCCCCCCGCCGAACACATCAAACAGTTCCCGGGCACCGCAGCCACGGCCGGCGATGGCGCCATGAGCGAGGCGTCCGCCAAAGTGAATGCGCCCGGAAAGCCGTCAAAGCCCCGGGCGCGCACGTGA
- a CDS encoding WG repeat-containing protein: protein MKYSVLYLFAALAVSISLTGCDFISGLTSNDETNETDGIALFPVRIDGNWGFINENGRIIIEPQFDAARDFQDGLARIREGAVGYIDPAGEYVIEPRFQDGRPFSEGFAAVQVDGRWGFINRSGAFAINPQYTAAYSFKNGRAFIRTSDFDWEYIDSRGNIVRTLETPELNEFEDTGNDFNSGRALVLDFNSNQYGFIDESGNMVVDFQYAEARSFSDGMAAIKISDSWGFIDPGNNAKIPPKYIEAGDFSEGLVAVRENTNTWGYADKSGRMVIEPQFEDARPFSEGRAAVLIDGFWGYIDKSGNVIAQPDFDVASPFHKGLAQVIIETRDPNNENNIITNIGYLGRDGKYVWYPTR, encoded by the coding sequence ATGAAGTATTCTGTATTGTATCTGTTCGCCGCACTGGCCGTCAGCATCAGCCTGACCGGGTGCGATTTCATCAGCGGGCTCACCTCGAACGACGAGACGAACGAGACCGACGGCATCGCGCTGTTCCCCGTCCGCATCGACGGCAACTGGGGCTTTATCAACGAAAACGGCCGCATCATCATCGAGCCGCAGTTCGACGCGGCGCGCGACTTCCAGGATGGCCTGGCGCGTATTCGGGAAGGCGCCGTCGGCTACATCGACCCGGCCGGCGAATACGTGATCGAACCCCGTTTCCAGGATGGGCGTCCGTTCTCGGAAGGCTTCGCGGCCGTACAGGTCGACGGGCGATGGGGGTTCATCAATCGCTCCGGCGCCTTCGCCATCAACCCCCAGTACACCGCCGCCTACAGCTTCAAGAACGGCCGCGCGTTCATTCGCACGTCGGACTTCGACTGGGAGTACATCGACTCGCGCGGCAACATCGTCCGCACGCTCGAAACGCCCGAATTGAACGAATTCGAGGATACCGGCAACGACTTCAACAGCGGTCGCGCGCTGGTGCTCGACTTCAACTCGAACCAGTACGGCTTCATCGATGAGAGCGGCAACATGGTCGTCGACTTCCAGTACGCCGAGGCGAGGAGCTTTTCGGACGGGATGGCGGCCATCAAGATCAGCGACAGCTGGGGCTTTATCGATCCGGGCAACAACGCGAAGATTCCGCCGAAGTATATCGAAGCCGGCGACTTCAGCGAGGGCCTTGTCGCCGTACGCGAAAACACCAATACGTGGGGCTACGCCGACAAGTCGGGCCGGATGGTGATCGAACCCCAGTTCGAGGACGCCCGCCCGTTCTCGGAAGGCCGCGCCGCCGTGCTGATCGACGGGTTCTGGGGCTATATCGACAAGTCGGGCAACGTCATCGCGCAGCCGGACTTCGACGTGGCCTCGCCCTTCCACAAAGGCCTCGCGCAAGTCATCATCGAGACGCGCGACCCGAACAACGAAAACAACATCATCACCAACATCGGCTACCTGGGTCGCGACGGGAAATACGTCTGGTATCCGACGCGGTGA
- the pyrF gene encoding orotidine-5'-phosphate decarboxylase: protein MTFARKLTLAQENKRSLLCIGLDPDLPKLPDALRRSHTPAEAIVAFNAAIIEATKPYASAYKINFAFYEAFGAAGWEALEKTRRLLPDDTIAIADAKRGDIGNSAQFYARSVFEDLGFDACTVSPYMGGDSVEPFLQFPGKAIFILARTSNPGGADLQELEVDGEKLYLRTARLASQWDGRWPGEAGLVVGASDAGPVRAIREACPSLPFLIPGIGAQGGDARSILQAAGTGYGLNLVNSSRNILFASSGADFAEASAQAALRQRDELNAVIA from the coding sequence ATGACCTTCGCCCGAAAGCTGACGCTCGCCCAGGAAAACAAACGCTCCCTGCTTTGTATCGGCCTGGATCCGGATCTCCCCAAACTGCCTGATGCGCTGCGTCGGAGCCACACGCCGGCCGAGGCCATCGTCGCCTTCAACGCGGCCATCATCGAGGCCACAAAGCCCTACGCCAGCGCGTACAAGATCAACTTCGCCTTCTACGAAGCCTTCGGCGCCGCCGGCTGGGAGGCGCTCGAAAAGACCCGGCGTCTCCTGCCCGACGACACCATCGCCATCGCCGACGCGAAACGTGGCGATATCGGCAACTCGGCCCAGTTTTACGCGCGATCGGTGTTTGAGGATCTCGGGTTCGACGCCTGCACGGTCTCTCCGTATATGGGGGGCGACTCCGTGGAGCCCTTCCTGCAATTCCCCGGCAAGGCGATCTTTATCCTGGCCCGCACGTCGAACCCCGGCGGCGCGGACCTCCAGGAGCTCGAGGTGGACGGCGAAAAACTGTACCTGCGCACCGCGCGCCTCGCAAGCCAGTGGGATGGGCGCTGGCCCGGCGAAGCCGGCCTGGTCGTGGGCGCCTCCGACGCCGGCCCCGTTCGCGCCATCCGCGAGGCCTGCCCCTCCCTTCCCTTTCTCATCCCCGGCATCGGCGCCCAGGGCGGCGACGCCCGGTCGATCCTCCAGGCGGCCGGGACCGGGTACGGCCTGAACCTCGTCAACAGCAGCCGGAATATCCTCTTCGCGTCATCGGGAGCCGATTTTGCCGAGGCGTCCGCGCAGGCCGCCCTGCGACAGCGCGACGAACTGAACGCCGTCATCGCCTGA